In Lacibacter sp. H375, one DNA window encodes the following:
- a CDS encoding helix-turn-helix domain-containing protein, giving the protein MGQIRDTKLLQRIALVAKQQREEKGLTQKDVYNDTNIHIGRIETAKANLSVSSLSALCKYYKVKVSEFHKMVEAL; this is encoded by the coding sequence ATGGGGCAGATCAGAGATACTAAACTTTTACAGCGAATTGCTTTAGTTGCAAAACAACAAAGAGAAGAGAAAGGTCTTACCCAGAAGGACGTTTATAACGATACCAATATTCATATTGGAAGGATAGAAACTGCAAAGGCTAATTTATCTGTTAGCAGTTTATCTGCCTTGTGCAAGTATTACAAAGTGAAAGTTTCTGAGTTTCATAAAATGGTTGAAGCACTTTAA
- a CDS encoding chromate resistance protein ChrB domain-containing protein, which produces MKWITRERPKIDRLACPWLIKNFVDEKAIFIYVPADKVKEEAKKQKAIPFDVPDVEFSHYNDKCTFDYILEKYKLEDPALHTMSAIVRGADTDRHDLASQAAGLWAISAGLAYNIKDDHQLLEKGMMIYDALYSWAKHLQKEKHTQNPVDHLFIDVFNKFIKQKAAKKKTPEWVKELKEIIQDQIDTNLSLTDVSKSLDIHPSYLSREFSRHFDNLSFGEYIRKLRIEKAVELMETTRYNLTEIAYLTGFSDQSHFTRIFKQHYGKSPSIFKKEFLKSKIYTKGK; this is translated from the coding sequence ATGAAATGGATAACAAGAGAAAGACCAAAGATTGACAGATTAGCTTGCCCGTGGTTAATTAAAAATTTCGTTGATGAAAAGGCGATCTTTATTTACGTGCCTGCCGATAAAGTAAAAGAAGAGGCAAAGAAGCAAAAAGCTATACCGTTTGATGTGCCGGATGTTGAGTTCTCTCATTATAATGATAAATGCACATTCGATTACATTCTTGAAAAGTATAAACTGGAAGATCCTGCTTTACACACGATGTCTGCAATTGTGAGAGGTGCTGACACCGACCGGCACGATCTTGCAAGCCAGGCAGCCGGGTTATGGGCTATTTCTGCTGGCCTGGCTTACAACATAAAAGACGATCATCAATTACTTGAAAAGGGTATGATGATCTATGATGCATTATACAGCTGGGCAAAACATTTGCAAAAAGAAAAACATACGCAAAACCCCGTTGACCATTTATTTATCGATGTATTCAACAAATTCATCAAACAGAAAGCAGCAAAAAAGAAAACACCTGAATGGGTAAAAGAATTAAAAGAAATTATACAGGACCAGATCGATACTAACTTAAGTTTAACCGATGTTTCTAAAAGTCTGGATATTCATCCGTCATATTTATCCCGTGAGTTTTCACGACACTTCGACAATCTTTCCTTTGGTGAATACATAAGAAAGTTGCGAATTGAAAAAGCAGTTGAGTTGATGGAAACAACCAGGTATAACCTTACGGAAATTGCTTATCTCACAGGCTTTTCTGATCAAAGCCATTTTACAAGGATATTCAAACAGCATTATGGGAAAAGTCCCTCTATATTTAAAAAAGAATTCCTGAAAAGTAAAATATATACAAAAGGTAAATAA
- a CDS encoding lipoprotein signal peptidase, giving the protein MKLRYVIFIILIILFADQGLKIWIKTTMEYQDEKFILGRWFRLYFIENAGMAYGWKLGNSEWAKMALTLFRLGAVIFGTWYLVKIVKEKYHRGFIICAALIYAGALGNLIDSLFYGIIFDKGMIYNAATDSYFGYDGLAKATGKGYSSFLHGHVVDMLYFPIIENKMMPSWVPIWGGKPFTFFQAIFNIADASISTGVITILVFQKRFFKHHKPEETNTTVETNTEVSDDAQVM; this is encoded by the coding sequence GTGAAACTTCGTTACGTAATATTTATTATTCTCATTATTCTGTTTGCTGACCAGGGTTTAAAGATCTGGATCAAAACAACCATGGAGTACCAGGATGAAAAGTTTATTCTTGGTCGTTGGTTCCGTTTGTATTTTATTGAAAATGCGGGCATGGCTTATGGTTGGAAACTGGGCAATAGTGAATGGGCGAAAATGGCACTTACTCTTTTCCGTTTAGGTGCTGTAATTTTTGGCACCTGGTATCTCGTGAAAATCGTAAAAGAAAAATACCACAGAGGTTTTATTATTTGTGCTGCGTTAATCTATGCTGGTGCGCTTGGCAACCTAATCGACAGTTTGTTCTACGGAATTATTTTCGATAAAGGCATGATCTATAACGCTGCAACTGATAGTTATTTTGGTTATGATGGATTAGCAAAAGCAACAGGCAAAGGATATTCATCTTTTCTTCATGGTCATGTAGTAGATATGTTATACTTCCCCATCATTGAAAATAAGATGATGCCAAGCTGGGTTCCGATCTGGGGTGGCAAACCGTTTACATTCTTCCAGGCCATTTTTAACATTGCTGATGCTTCAATCTCTACTGGTGTTATTACGATTCTGGTTTTTCAGAAACGTTTTTTCAAGCATCACAAACCCGAAGAAACAAATACAACAGTTGAAACAAATACCGAAGTAAGTGATGATGCACAAGTGATGTGA
- a CDS encoding PQQ-dependent sugar dehydrogenase, translating to MKRILFISFLCAISFVSYAQPANNDCAGATSLTVNSNTTCTTSTGGTSASATESQAACTGNADDDVWYKFVATGNTHVITATPSGGGGSAITDIVLEAFDGSCGGLLSYGCVNNTTGGTAETTTLSGLTIGGTYFFRLYSFGNASKAGTFTVCITTIPSPSNDNCSSATSLTSSTTCSVTSGTLIASTSSGVAAPSCGGTADDDVWYSFTAVQSSTTISLSSIASNLSASGTVLELFSGSCGSLTSIACNSGTTTTLSLSSSLTIGSPYYIRVYSSGNTAIASNGTFDICVTHIAPLANDLCSSATNITPVTTCGAVTTQTLLNATTTGSPTNGAGTTRDVWYTFTTPANIRNVQIAASSFGTNLTSSNTFIEAFTASTCAAGVFTGTSIATTASGTSTLSLTNLTPSTQYYFRVFTTGTATGGTTTDWGFSICVSYTAVPSNDDCAGALTITPGTTNSAGTVLNATASGTTVGCATGTPDDDIWYKFTTTSTQTSAIITVTAGSTLSANGAMIQVYSGTCGSLTSIACGQNEVTISSGLSVSTQYFIRVYSSSAYSTTPASGSVANNVSIFVSAPLATTNITAGKMNEVYRQTILSAANVLADPWEITYGPDNYLWVTEAKGYKLNRIHPVTGAKQVVLDISQGSTFFSSPSDQAFNCQFANGAGAQGGFAGMALHPKFLDAGSPQNYVYISYVHSNPSTAVFVNRIVRFFYNTSTNKLESPVSICDTIPGSQDHNSQRMIITPMTQGGSDYYLFYAAGDMGAGQQFPALNITRPMKAQVLNAYEGKILRFALSDSCSGTGNQKWIPDSNPYNNVSPIVGKSAVWNIGMRNNQGFAYNPELNILYGSSHGPFSDDEINIIEGFKNYGHPLVIGYAADGNYNGTTTPGLSTSISVGVPFGWTGGSYTADGDAAAASTAPPVGNETTNMNTINASATLYGAYKDPLFSAYPGTGAGTVSSIWSNPTTPGNAGWHSEGWSGLGLYTSTYIPGWKNTLLAAGLKWGRMIRLKLNDAGTAVIKTIPTLSSPQSDTATYFQSNNRYRDMAFSPDGKEIFLAMDRSLAASAATVGNPADVVADCLGCVIRYEFLGYNPTGTAPFPSTISTSIPIDSSTSAGCVTATAVTINAANGNNNLWVPITGPNGNIIAEIDANSNDLGNITTSFFTRTGNPVRTGFGNKYLNRNVTINVQNNPPATPVSVRLYLTAQELADMIATTGSNVTSITDLSVFKNNDPCGTTMASSALGQTVTGRYVQSIYGHAIQFDVTSFSSFYFMSSSSTLPFDLFSFSGKAVADNSKLEWVVNNEVDVISYTVERSLDNITFEKIGTVDAKNIPSTNLTYNFIDYNAGKLANKVYYRVHSNENNGAKKYTNIIDVSFGALQNVYVNVFPNPVVEKTTVTINAVADETAQLNVIDNTGRTIQTIEVNLVKGKNSLQLDLSNYKTGVYYLDINGKSINEKVKLIKQ from the coding sequence ATGAAACGTATCCTGTTCATTTCGTTCTTGTGTGCTATTTCATTTGTTTCATATGCACAGCCGGCTAATAATGATTGTGCCGGTGCAACCTCACTTACAGTCAATTCAAATACCACTTGCACCACTTCAACTGGTGGAACATCTGCAAGTGCCACAGAGTCTCAGGCAGCATGTACCGGAAATGCTGATGATGATGTTTGGTATAAATTCGTAGCAACAGGCAATACTCATGTCATCACTGCAACTCCTTCAGGTGGTGGAGGCAGCGCCATTACAGATATCGTTCTCGAAGCATTTGATGGCAGCTGCGGAGGCTTACTATCTTACGGATGTGTGAACAATACCACTGGAGGCACAGCTGAAACTACTACATTAAGTGGTTTAACAATAGGGGGAACCTATTTTTTTAGATTATACAGCTTTGGAAATGCATCAAAGGCAGGAACCTTTACAGTGTGTATTACCACCATTCCTTCACCTTCAAATGACAATTGCTCTTCTGCCACCTCACTTACATCAAGCACCACTTGCTCAGTTACTTCGGGGACTTTAATTGCAAGTACAAGCTCTGGAGTTGCAGCACCTTCTTGTGGCGGCACGGCTGATGATGACGTGTGGTACAGTTTTACTGCAGTGCAGTCCAGCACAACTATTTCATTAAGCAGTATTGCGAGTAACCTGAGTGCTTCCGGAACAGTGCTGGAATTATTCTCTGGAAGCTGTGGAAGCTTAACTTCTATTGCATGTAACTCAGGCACAACTACTACTTTGAGCCTGAGCAGTTCTCTTACAATCGGATCTCCTTATTATATACGAGTATACTCATCAGGAAACACTGCGATTGCATCAAATGGCACTTTTGATATTTGCGTAACACATATTGCACCACTTGCCAATGATCTCTGCTCAAGCGCAACTAACATAACACCTGTAACAACTTGTGGGGCCGTAACTACCCAAACATTACTGAACGCTACTACTACTGGAAGCCCAACTAATGGTGCAGGAACAACAAGAGACGTGTGGTACACATTTACAACTCCTGCCAACATTAGAAATGTTCAGATTGCTGCTTCGAGTTTTGGAACTAATCTTACATCATCTAATACATTTATTGAAGCGTTCACAGCTTCAACTTGCGCTGCTGGTGTTTTCACCGGAACTTCCATTGCTACAACAGCAAGTGGAACGTCAACTCTTTCACTAACAAATCTTACTCCATCAACGCAATATTATTTCAGGGTTTTCACAACCGGAACTGCAACTGGTGGCACAACTACCGATTGGGGTTTCAGCATTTGCGTTTCATATACAGCAGTGCCTTCGAACGACGATTGTGCGGGTGCTCTTACAATCACTCCTGGCACAACAAATTCAGCAGGTACTGTATTAAATGCAACTGCTAGCGGAACTACAGTTGGCTGTGCAACGGGTACCCCTGATGACGATATCTGGTATAAATTCACCACTACTTCCACACAAACTTCTGCGATCATTACAGTCACTGCAGGTTCAACCTTAAGTGCAAACGGAGCGATGATACAAGTTTACTCAGGCACGTGTGGAAGTTTAACCAGCATTGCTTGCGGACAGAATGAAGTGACAATAAGCAGCGGATTATCTGTATCGACACAATACTTCATACGAGTATATTCATCTTCTGCTTATTCAACCACGCCTGCTTCGGGGTCTGTAGCTAACAACGTAAGTATTTTTGTATCAGCACCACTTGCAACCACAAACATTACTGCCGGTAAAATGAATGAAGTTTACAGGCAAACCATTTTATCTGCTGCAAACGTATTAGCCGATCCTTGGGAAATAACTTATGGCCCTGATAATTATTTATGGGTTACTGAAGCAAAAGGTTATAAGCTCAACAGAATTCATCCTGTAACAGGTGCCAAACAAGTTGTCTTGGATATTTCTCAAGGAAGTACGTTCTTTTCATCACCAAGTGATCAGGCATTCAACTGCCAGTTTGCAAATGGGGCCGGCGCACAAGGTGGTTTTGCAGGCATGGCATTGCATCCAAAATTTTTAGATGCCGGTTCACCACAGAATTATGTATACATTTCTTATGTGCACAGCAACCCATCAACTGCAGTTTTTGTGAATCGTATTGTACGGTTCTTCTACAATACTTCAACCAACAAATTAGAATCACCTGTTTCAATTTGCGATACCATTCCGGGCAGCCAGGATCATAATTCACAACGAATGATTATTACACCTATGACACAAGGTGGCAGCGACTATTATTTATTTTATGCAGCAGGTGATATGGGAGCAGGTCAACAATTCCCAGCGCTTAACATCACTAGGCCAATGAAGGCGCAAGTGCTGAATGCATATGAAGGAAAAATATTACGCTTTGCTTTGTCTGATTCCTGTTCAGGTACCGGTAATCAAAAATGGATTCCCGATAGCAACCCATATAATAATGTAAGTCCGATTGTTGGCAAGAGTGCTGTTTGGAATATTGGCATGAGAAACAACCAGGGATTTGCTTATAATCCTGAATTGAATATTCTTTACGGATCATCACACGGTCCATTCAGTGATGATGAAATTAATATCATTGAAGGTTTTAAGAATTATGGTCATCCTTTGGTAATAGGTTACGCAGCAGATGGTAATTATAATGGCACCACAACCCCAGGATTAAGTACAAGCATTTCTGTTGGTGTTCCCTTTGGTTGGACAGGAGGTTCATATACAGCAGATGGTGATGCTGCTGCTGCATCAACCGCACCACCCGTTGGTAATGAAACAACAAACATGAACACTATTAATGCGAGTGCAACTTTATACGGCGCATATAAGGATCCATTATTCTCTGCCTATCCGGGAACCGGAGCAGGAACCGTTTCATCTATTTGGAGTAATCCTACAACACCTGGTAATGCCGGATGGCATTCAGAAGGTTGGTCTGGTTTAGGACTTTACACAAGCACTTATATACCCGGTTGGAAAAACACTTTGCTTGCTGCAGGTTTAAAATGGGGAAGAATGATTCGTTTAAAACTAAACGATGCAGGAACTGCAGTGATAAAAACAATTCCTACGCTGTCATCACCGCAATCAGATACTGCTACTTATTTTCAAAGTAATAACCGTTATAGAGACATGGCATTTTCGCCTGATGGAAAAGAAATTTTCCTTGCAATGGATCGTTCACTGGCTGCATCTGCTGCTACAGTTGGCAACCCAGCAGATGTTGTTGCTGATTGTTTGGGTTGTGTAATACGGTATGAATTTTTGGGTTATAACCCTACCGGCACAGCTCCTTTTCCAAGCACCATTTCAACAAGTATTCCTATTGACTCAAGTACCAGTGCAGGATGTGTTACCGCTACCGCTGTAACGATTAATGCTGCAAATGGAAATAATAATTTATGGGTGCCCATTACAGGGCCTAATGGAAATATCATTGCAGAAATTGATGCCAACAGTAATGATCTTGGAAACATTACTACTTCCTTCTTCACCAGAACAGGAAATCCGGTAAGAACAGGATTTGGCAATAAATATTTAAACCGTAACGTAACTATTAATGTACAGAACAACCCTCCGGCAACACCTGTTTCGGTAAGATTATATTTAACTGCTCAAGAGCTCGCTGATATGATTGCAACAACTGGAAGTAATGTTACAAGCATTACAGATCTCTCTGTTTTCAAGAACAATGATCCCTGCGGCACAACAATGGCTTCGTCTGCATTAGGACAAACAGTTACGGGAAGATATGTTCAATCAATTTACGGACATGCTATTCAGTTTGATGTTACATCATTCTCCAGTTTCTATTTTATGTCTTCTTCATCAACACTTCCATTTGATCTTTTCAGCTTTAGCGGAAAAGCAGTTGCTGATAATTCAAAACTTGAGTGGGTAGTGAATAATGAAGTAGATGTTATTTCTTACACTGTTGAACGCAGTCTTGATAATATCACTTTCGAAAAAATTGGAACTGTTGATGCTAAAAACATACCATCAACAAATCTCACGTACAACTTCATTGACTATAACGCTGGCAAGCTGGCCAATAAGGTTTACTACCGTGTACATTCAAATGAAAACAATGGAGCAAAGAAATACACCAATATTATTGATGTAAGCTTCGGAGCATTGCAAAATGTATATGTAAATGTGTTCCCGAATCCGGTTGTAGAAAAAACAACTGTTACCATCAATGCTGTTGCTGATGAAACAGCACAATTGAATGTGATCGACAATACAGGTCGTACGATCCAAACAATTGAAGTTAACCTTGTAAAAGGCAAAAACAGTCTTCAGCTTGACCTGAGTAATTATAAAACGGGCGTTTACTACCTCGATATTAATGGCAAATCAATCAACGAAAAAGTGAAACTCATCAAACAATAA
- a CDS encoding bifunctional UDP-N-acetylmuramoyl-tripeptide:D-alanyl-D-alanine ligase/alanine racemase: MSHYNIDRIAAILQASYLQKADTTGYVEHLLIDSRRIIHPTTAFFFALKTARRDGHDYIIETYNKGVRHFIVQQQVDIKALPGANVLLVPDTLKALQQLAAYHRQQFSIPVIGITGSNGKTIVKEWLYQLLSDRYNIIRSPKSYNSQVGVPLSIWQLQPQHTLAIFEAGISQQGEMDTLEQVIQPTIGILTNIGEAHADGFADAQEKLVEKQKLFARTKAVICSPEKLKPLTFQQDHVFSWGEGKSNSVVLNSITKQLAETTIHFTNESLNDSISIPFTDDASVENAITCLTVCLYLHVPFADIKEKFHQLRAVSLRLELKSGLHNTTIINDSYSADLSSLTIALNMLQQQGQHTKRSIILSDFQLTEEQEGETYPSIAALLQHHNINRLITVGEKTKQLLATLVARDIEVQSFSSTAELAEQLPALGFQNETILIKGARVFELDRIAQLLEQKTHQTVLEINLSAIVRNIRAHQQLLKPTTKIMAMVKAFSYGSGSYEIANLLQFMKADYLAVAFTDEGVALRKAGITLPIMVMNPEPVTFDALIDHNLEPELFSFSILHAFESFLEKEGISSYPVHLKIDTGMHRLGFMQPELPALADVLKKNSFTIQSVFSHLAASEDPAEDEFTLEQANRFEEACAFLQSVLDYTFIRHLDNSHGTIRHPQLQYDMVRLGIGMYGVSSAKGKLQLEEALQLKTTIAQIKQLQPGDTVGYNRRGVITQPSTIATVRIGYADGYPRNLSNGKGYMLVNGKPAPVIGTICMDMTMLDITGIADVREGDEVIVFGPTLSVVEVAKQSQTIAYELMTGISQRVKRVYFEE, translated from the coding sequence ATGTCGCATTACAACATTGACCGTATTGCAGCAATTCTGCAGGCTTCTTATTTGCAAAAAGCAGATACGACAGGTTATGTTGAGCATTTACTGATCGATAGCAGGCGTATCATTCATCCAACAACTGCTTTCTTCTTTGCATTAAAAACTGCACGAAGAGATGGACATGATTACATCATTGAAACCTACAACAAAGGTGTTCGTCATTTTATTGTTCAGCAACAGGTTGATATAAAAGCATTACCCGGTGCGAATGTATTGCTGGTTCCGGATACATTAAAAGCATTACAGCAATTAGCAGCTTATCATCGTCAACAGTTTTCTATACCCGTCATTGGAATAACAGGAAGCAACGGCAAAACAATTGTAAAAGAATGGCTTTATCAATTGTTGAGTGATCGTTACAATATCATTCGCAGTCCTAAGAGTTATAACTCACAGGTCGGTGTTCCTTTAAGTATATGGCAATTGCAACCCCAACATACACTAGCAATTTTTGAAGCAGGGATTTCACAACAAGGTGAAATGGATACATTGGAGCAGGTCATTCAACCAACTATTGGCATACTTACCAATATCGGTGAAGCACATGCAGATGGTTTTGCAGATGCACAGGAGAAGCTTGTTGAAAAACAAAAACTATTCGCACGCACAAAAGCCGTTATCTGTTCACCTGAAAAATTAAAACCACTTACGTTTCAGCAAGATCATGTTTTCAGCTGGGGAGAGGGAAAAAGCAATAGCGTTGTGCTCAACAGTATCACAAAACAACTAGCTGAAACAACCATTCATTTTACCAATGAATCATTAAACGATAGCATCAGCATTCCTTTTACTGATGATGCATCGGTTGAAAACGCAATCACTTGTTTAACTGTTTGTCTTTACCTGCATGTTCCTTTTGCAGACATAAAAGAAAAATTCCATCAACTTCGTGCAGTTAGCTTAAGGCTTGAATTGAAAAGTGGTTTGCACAATACAACCATCATTAACGACAGTTATAGTGCCGATTTGAGTTCGCTTACCATTGCATTAAATATGTTGCAGCAACAAGGGCAACATACAAAACGAAGCATTATTCTTTCCGATTTTCAATTAACAGAAGAACAGGAAGGTGAAACTTATCCATCAATTGCAGCATTGCTGCAACACCACAATATTAACCGACTGATCACTGTTGGTGAAAAAACAAAACAATTGCTTGCCACACTTGTCGCAAGAGATATTGAAGTGCAAAGTTTTTCATCAACTGCAGAACTTGCTGAACAGTTACCTGCACTTGGTTTTCAAAATGAAACGATCCTAATTAAAGGAGCACGTGTGTTTGAGCTGGATCGTATTGCCCAATTGCTGGAACAGAAAACACATCAAACAGTTTTAGAGATCAACTTAAGTGCTATCGTAAGAAATATCAGGGCTCATCAGCAATTGCTAAAGCCAACTACAAAGATCATGGCGATGGTGAAAGCATTTTCGTATGGCAGTGGTAGCTATGAAATTGCGAATCTCTTACAGTTCATGAAAGCAGATTACCTTGCTGTTGCATTTACTGATGAAGGTGTGGCCTTACGTAAAGCAGGCATTACATTGCCCATCATGGTCATGAATCCTGAACCGGTTACGTTTGATGCATTGATCGATCATAATCTTGAACCTGAATTATTTTCTTTTTCTATTCTTCATGCATTTGAGTCATTTCTTGAAAAAGAAGGGATCAGCAGTTACCCGGTGCATTTAAAAATTGATACAGGTATGCATCGGTTAGGTTTTATGCAGCCCGAATTACCTGCACTTGCTGATGTGTTGAAGAAAAACAGTTTTACCATTCAATCGGTCTTCAGTCATCTTGCAGCAAGTGAAGACCCTGCTGAAGATGAATTTACATTAGAACAGGCAAACCGTTTTGAAGAGGCTTGTGCATTTTTGCAATCAGTACTCGATTATACATTCATACGGCATTTAGATAATTCACACGGCACTATTCGTCATCCGCAACTGCAATACGATATGGTGAGGTTGGGCATTGGCATGTACGGCGTTAGTTCTGCAAAAGGCAAACTGCAATTAGAAGAAGCATTGCAATTGAAAACAACTATCGCACAGATTAAACAGCTGCAACCCGGCGATACTGTTGGATATAACCGGAGAGGTGTTATTACACAGCCTTCCACAATTGCGACTGTCCGTATTGGTTATGCTGATGGATATCCACGCAACCTCAGCAACGGCAAAGGCTACATGCTGGTAAACGGCAAGCCTGCACCCGTGATTGGCACTATTTGCATGGATATGACCATGCTGGATATTACCGGTATTGCTGATGTGCGTGAAGGAGATGAAGTGATTGTATTTGGACCAACTCTTTCTGTTGTAGAGGTTGCAAAACAAAGCCAAACCATTGCATATGAGCTGATGACGGGTATTAGTCAACGGGTGAAAAGGGTGTATTTTGAAGAATAA
- a CDS encoding chromate transporter has translation MQTINNRPLYTLRQLVFYFLKLGSIGFGGPVALVGYMHRDLVENNKWVSEEEYKQGLALAQLAPGPLAAQLGIYLGFVHYRVLGATLAGLAFVLPSFIMVVLLGIAYKLYGGLPWMQAVFYGVGAAVIGIIVMSSYKLTTKSIGKFNAQSFKSNWLLWLFFIMAAVVTIITHNEEVLLFVGAGLLYMFIKAPPKWINNKTANSFFLLQIGFWNYELNTLGKIAVFFTKAGAFVFGSGLAIVPFLHAGVVTENNWLTEQQFIDAVAVAMITPGPVVITVGFIGYLVAGFPGAVVAVLATFLPCYLLTILPAPYFKKIAGNKSIKAFVDGITAAVIGALAGAVIVIATRSIVNYITFAIAAATVFTLIYIKKLQEPFIILIAALLGIIIKLVI, from the coding sequence ATGCAAACAATCAACAATCGGCCCCTTTACACATTAAGACAATTAGTTTTTTACTTTCTCAAACTTGGCAGCATTGGTTTTGGTGGACCTGTTGCATTGGTTGGTTATATGCACAGAGATTTGGTAGAGAATAACAAATGGGTATCAGAAGAGGAGTACAAACAAGGTTTGGCATTGGCACAATTAGCCCCCGGACCATTAGCAGCACAACTTGGCATTTATCTTGGCTTTGTTCATTATCGTGTTTTAGGAGCAACGTTGGCGGGGCTTGCATTTGTATTGCCTTCTTTTATCATGGTTGTTTTGCTGGGCATTGCTTATAAATTATATGGCGGCTTACCATGGATGCAGGCTGTTTTTTATGGAGTAGGTGCGGCTGTTATTGGCATTATAGTTATGAGTTCATACAAGCTAACAACAAAGTCTATTGGAAAATTTAATGCACAGTCGTTTAAAAGTAACTGGTTGCTGTGGTTGTTTTTTATCATGGCAGCCGTTGTAACAATTATCACACACAATGAAGAAGTATTGTTATTTGTGGGAGCAGGACTACTGTATATGTTTATCAAGGCTCCGCCAAAATGGATCAACAATAAAACAGCAAACAGTTTTTTTTTATTGCAAATTGGTTTCTGGAATTATGAATTAAATACATTGGGAAAGATCGCCGTCTTTTTCACAAAAGCAGGTGCATTTGTTTTTGGCAGTGGTCTTGCTATCGTTCCTTTTTTACATGCAGGGGTTGTAACGGAAAACAACTGGCTTACCGAACAACAGTTCATCGATGCTGTAGCTGTTGCAATGATCACTCCAGGCCCGGTGGTGATAACAGTTGGGTTTATTGGTTATTTAGTTGCAGGTTTTCCGGGTGCGGTTGTTGCTGTATTGGCAACTTTTTTACCGTGCTACTTGTTAACAATTCTGCCAGCTCCTTATTTCAAAAAGATAGCAGGAAATAAAAGTATTAAAGCCTTTGTTGATGGAATAACAGCAGCCGTTATTGGTGCATTGGCCGGAGCGGTTATTGTAATTGCCACAAGGAGCATTGTTAATTACATAACATTTGCTATTGCTGCAGCAACAGTATTTACTTTAATTTACATTAAGAAATTGCAGGAGCCGTTCATTATATTAATTGCGGCTTTGCTTGGTATTATTATCAAATTGGTTATATGA
- a CDS encoding SymE family type I addiction module toxin, with protein MKHVKKIRILGKKKLKIQARHFSRAYYTSVVFPEIRLCGKWLTHAGFTAGEFVTIHYQKNKIIITQL; from the coding sequence ATGAAGCATGTAAAAAAAATACGCATACTAGGTAAAAAGAAATTAAAAATACAGGCAAGGCATTTTTCACGGGCTTATTATACGTCAGTTGTGTTTCCTGAAATACGGCTTTGCGGCAAATGGTTAACGCATGCAGGTTTTACTGCTGGTGAGTTTGTAACCATTCATTATCAAAAAAATAAGATCATCATCACACAGCTGTAA
- a CDS encoding helix-turn-helix transcriptional regulator: MAKLNLNRIKSALAEKNKSSKDLAAHLDKTESTVSRWCTNEVQPSIETLYAISKFLKVDIRELLVSTMK, translated from the coding sequence GTGGCAAAACTTAACCTGAACAGAATTAAATCGGCGCTTGCTGAAAAGAATAAAAGCAGCAAGGACTTAGCAGCTCACTTGGACAAAACTGAATCGACGGTTTCACGTTGGTGCACCAATGAGGTGCAGCCTTCCATTGAAACACTTTATGCTATTTCCAAATTTTTGAAAGTTGATATCAGAGAACTGTTAGTTTCTACCATGAAATAA